TCCTTCACGAGGGGCGGGACGGAGTCGCCGCTCTTCTCCGGCGCGGTCAAGGTCGGTACAACAACAGCGGACTTCTTCGCTGGTCTCCTCATCTGTTTAATCGCCACCTTTTTCTTCCTCTACCAAGGAAAACGGATCTGGGATTTTCTGCTGCTATTCCTTCCCTCTCATGCTCGCGGTCCGACGCACGAAGCTGCGCGGCGTGGTTGGGTCAGCCTCGGCTCCTATACCCGAGCTCAATTAGCAGTAGCGGGAATCAACGCCATCGGTATTGGTTTCGGCGCGTGGATCCTGGGCTTGCCTCTGGTTATCCCCATCACCGTAATTGTCTATCTCATGTCCTTTGTTCCCATCGTGGGTGCTTTTCTTTCCGGTTTCGTGGCCGTACTCATCGCCTTTGTGGACAAGGGTTTCTGGATGGCGCTCTTCATGCTGGCAGTGGTCCTTATTGTGCACTTCATCGAGGCAAATGTTTTGCACCCCTTCTTGATGGGACATGCAGTTAGTGTCCACCCCCTCGGCGTCATCGTATCCGTAGCAGCCGGCACATATCTTTTCGGGTTCCCCGGGGCACTATTCGCGGTGCCGTTAGTAGCTACTCTCAATAGTTCTGTTCGCTACCTAGTGGGTCAAGACCCGTTTCCTTTCCTGGGCCAGAATTTCCGTCCTCGGACGTTCGGCCCTCCGGATTCTTAGGTGGCGATATACGCAAAAACCCCGATCCCTCTCGCGTCATGTGCTCGGGGGGAACGGGGTGTGGTCTGCGTCGAAGAAAAAGTCTAACCAGCTACTTGGTGTCGTCGCGATCTTGGGGGTCTTCAATCAAGGCGTGCTTGCCGGTGCTTTCCTGGTGCTGGTGAAGTTGTTCATCCAGGCTGGTAAGAAACTCGTCCGGATCAACCTTCTCCTGCTTCACGTCTTCCCCTTCCGGGGTAGTAGTGCTGTACACCAGGTGGGATTCTTCCCCTTCTTCGCTGCTATATTCTTCGACCCGCGGCGGTTGGGTGCCCGCCTCATCTTTCTTCCCAAAGAGAATCCACGCCACAAATCCGGCCACGAGACCTAAAATCAGGGCGAGGACCCACCCAATCCAGCTGCCTTTTTGGTTGCGACCAAACTTCTTATTGGCCTTCTTCCGTACCTTGGCGGCCTTCTTTTCTGCCTTCTTTCGGGCTTTCTTGCTGGATTTATCAGCCTGGCCAAGCAGCTCTTTACCTTGCTCCGCCAGGTCTTTTCCTTGTTCAGTGGCAGTGTCGAGAGCTTTGCTTAGTCGAATGCGCGCGGCTTGGGTTACCCGACCAGCCTCCTTTCGGGACTCTTGCAGAATGTCGGAACCGCGATCCTTCAGGGATTCAAGATCAATTTCTCCGGCGGCTTCTGACAAGGCGTCGTAGGCTTCGACAGCTTTGCGCTGCCGGTAGTCATTAAAAGTATTCCAAGCAGTGCGAACTCCGCTGCTCGCTAGGCGGATAGTGCTGAGATTCATCAGTCTCCTCGTCTCGGCTTTCCGGAGCGCGCCATAATTTCGCGCTTCTTTATCTATTTATCTTCTACATTACTGCCCTTTCCCCACTGTGGGCGAGTTATTCTGAGCTATCTTAAATTGATCGCCTAATATAGGCTCTATGACCAAGAAGACTGCTACTGCGACTCTGCATACTAATCGCGGTGACATTGTTATTGAGCTCTTCGGAAATCACGCCCCGGAGACGGTCCGTAATTTCATTGGCCTGGCTGATGGTTCCGCGGATTACCGTACCGAAAACGCTTCAGGCACCACCGAGGGCCCGTTCTATGATGGCGCTATTTTCCATCGGGTAATTGATGGTTTCATGATCCAAGGCGGAGATCCGACCGGAACCGGACGTGGTGGCCCTGGCTACATGTTCAATGATGAGTTCCACCCGGAGCTGCGTTTTGATCATCCTTATTTGCTAGCTATGGCTAATGCTGGTCCGGGTACTAACGGCTCTCAGTTCTTTATCACTGTTGCCCCAACCCCGCACCTGAATAATCACCACACTATTTTCGGTGAGGTCACCGATCCTGCTTCTCAGAAAGTAGTGGATGATATTGCCGGAACCGCTACTGACCGGATGGATCGTCCGGTAGAACCAGTAGTAATTGAATCGGTGGAGATCACCGAATAAAGGTTCATTAAGGTTCGACGCCCGCTTCTAGCTGTTCTGGGTTATCTTCCCGCAGCCGGAGCGGGTTTTGTGCGTTAAGGATTCCCAGTCGTGTCCAGCATTCTTACCCCCTTCGCTAAAGCACCCATCACACATATCATTATTGGCTTATGCATTGTGGTCTGGTGTGGTGCCGCCATCCAAAGCGGCAGTATCACCGAGGTCCTCAACAACCCTATCGCGGATTCTCTCGTGCTCTGGGGCCCAGCGGTTTACCACCAACCCCTTGGTTTCCTCCGCGGTATCGGCGCGCTTTTTATCCACCTAGATATTTCCCATCTGATGATGAATATGGCGATGCTCTACCTGATCGGGGCCTACGTCGAACCCTATCTCGGGAGTATGAATTTCGCCCTCATCTACGGCGCCGGGGGGTTATGCTCCTCCGCTGCGGTGTTATTTCTTCAACCTCTCCACCCCACAGTGGGCGCGTCGGGCGCCATCTATACCTTGATGGCGGTTCTAGTAGCAGTTAATTGGCGACGCGGACTCAACACCACCGGAGTATGGGTACTCATCTTCATCAACGTGGCTTTAAGCTTCCTCCTGCCCAACATCTCTCTTGCTGGACACGCCGGGGGACTGGCTCTCGGAATCCTCGCCGCCTTAGGGCTAACATCTACTCATCGGACGTGGCTATCACTATTCCCCTGGCTCTTAGTGGCCCTTTCCGCAGTGATCTTTTACCTCGCAGTCTGGACACTATAAAAACATTCCCAGGGTTTTCCCAAGAACACGGTTTTCCACAGAAGTTATCCACAATGTGGATAATTACCTTCCTGTAATTTCTCGAACAAGGAAAGGACCATTGTTCTCTGTTCGTTGCTTACCTGGGAGAAAGCCAGGAGTTTCGAACAAAGATCCTGGTCGGAAAAATTGTGCACAGAGTTTTCCACAGGTGGGGAAAACCCTTGGAAAAGTGGGCAATTACACATTATCCACAATTCTTTCCACAGCCTGTGGAAAACTTTCTTCGCAGTATGCGGAGAACTGTGATGATCTCCCCCGCGCTTCCTCAAGAAATCGAGGACAAAGCCCTCCCCCTCGAGGGCTAGGGGGAAGCTTGAGCGGAGCCAGAGTAGGGGAGAAACCCGGGAGGGTAAAAAATGGGCGCACCGGGAAGAATACATTCCTCTCGGTGCGCCTCTAGAGTGGGCGAACGGGTGGTTCTAGCGCCAGCCCATGGTCATTAACAGCCCGATGACTAAAAGCCCAAAGCCAACGGCGTAATTCCACGGTCCTAGTTGCACCATCAGCGGAATCTGGTTTCCGGCTAAGTAGTTGACAATAATCCAGGCGAGGCCGGCCAGCATGAAGAAGAACATCAGCGCCATGTACCAGGTGGGGGTGCCCCCGGCGTTGACTTTGATGGGGGCACGCTCGGTGCTAGAAGAACTAGAACTATGCAGCGGGATCTCATTCTTGGTGATCTTTGATTTCGGCATTGCCTAAATTACCTCAACTTCCCTTCCATGGATCTTGGCGTACTTTACCACCTCTACCTGCCGTTTAGCGGCCTGGGCTGAGGGCGGATAGATCAAATTTCCAATATCGAACGTTAATGGTGGCGTCTTTGCGGACGTCGGCCCCAGCTTGGGGGGAGAAATCAGCAATTTTGCCTTCATCGGTTATTGCCGGAGTTCGCACAATGTCACCAGCGCGAAGCTGGCTTGCTGATCCCTGCCAGCCAGCGTTGCGGAGAGCTTGGACTGCCTGAGCTTGGGTCATCCGGCCAATATCCGGCATGGCTATCAGCATTCCGTTGGAAACATCGACGGTGATGGTATCTCCTCGGCGGAGTTCTTGACCGCTAGCTGCGGAACTGACTACGGTGCCTTCGGCTTCTCGAGAATCCACGTAATTAGGCTGCGGGTGTAATCCGAGGTCCTCTAGAATCCCGCGCGCTTTATCCCAGGACATTCCGGAAATATCAGGTACGCGGACTCGTTCTGGCCCTGAAGACACCGTAATGCGCACCCGAGATCCCTTGGAGATTTTGGAACCAGCCGCTGGATCTTGTTGAGACACCTGCCCCTGTGGGGTTTTATCATCCGGTTCTTCCCGGACTGAAGAATCCAACTGCAACTCTGCTTTCGCTAACAGTCCAGCCGCTTCCTCAGTGGTTTTCCCACGAAGATCCGGAACCTCGGTGATTTCTCGGCCAGAGGACACCACCAACGTCACCGACGTTCCACGCTGCAATTCAGACCCCACCCCAGGATTAGTCCGAATCACCGTGCCCTCGGCAACATCGGGATTAGGTTCCTGGTTGACGTCCACTTTGAAGCCAGCATTTTCCAGCGTGGTTGTGGCCTCAGCCTGCGGTTTACCAGTCACATCAGGAATCTGTACCAGTTCTCGGGAGTTACTCAACCCCAATCGGTAACCAAGATCAAAATAATCCCAGGCAAAAGCACTACCCACTACCAGTGCAATCACCGTCAATACACCGGCTAGGATGCCTAACCACCTAGGCGTGCCCGAGGACTCCTTAGCGGCGCGTCGGGCATTTTTATTATCCGATTCTGGAGCCCGATGCCGCCCATTTCCCGGAGCCACTTCGGCAGCAGTCATCGTGGTTGTCGGAGCTGCTGGATCCGGCTCCGGTGTCTCAATACGCTCAGTCAACGCAGTCGGGGTGTCATGGATATGCGCACCGGCTGCCCTCGTCACCGCCGAACGACTGAGTCGGTTAAGGTCATCTGCCATTTCTTTGGCACTTTGATAACGATCCGCCGGATTCTTCGCCATGGCGGTCAGGACCACAGCGTCAATATTTAACGCATCATTGCGGGATAACCCATGAATCTCTTGAGAAGGAGGGGGTGGGTCTTCCTGAACATGCTGATACGCCACCGCAAAGGGAGTTTCTCCAGCAAAAGGTGGCTGGCCGGTTACCGCCTCATAAAGCACACAGCCTAAGGCATAGAGGTCAGAACGAGCATCTGCGGACTTACCGCGAGCTTGTTCCGGCGACAGATATTGCGCAGTACCAATAACGGCGGAGGTTTGAGTCATTGCGGAGGTGGAATCATCCAGTGCTCGGGCAATCCCAAAGTCCATCACCTTCACCGCGCCGGTATTGGTGATCATGATATTCGCCGGTTTGATATCTCGGTGAATAATCCCAGCATCGTGACTGTGCTGCAAGGCATCACAAACTGGTTGGAGAAGATGAGCCGCGTCCGTGGGTGAGAGCGGGCCATCCTGGCGCACCATATCCCGGAGAGTTCGTCCGTGAACCCGCTCCATCACAATGTACGGCACCATGACGCCATCGACATCGGTTTCGCCGGTGTCATAAACCGCCACGATGCTGCTGTGGTTAAGGCGCCCGGAATTCTGGGCTTCTCTCCGGAAACGCTCCCGGAAATTAATATCCCGAGCCAGCTCTGTCCGCAGCATTTTCAGCGCGACATCTCGCCCAATAAGGGTGTCCTCAGCCGCGAATACCTCGGACATACCGCCGCTACCAATAATTTCCCCCAATGCGTAGCGATCGGCAATCAGCCTATTCACTGGGTACCTCCGTTATCTGTGTTCTCAGGAACATGTGCACCTGAGCTTATAGTGCCAGGTAATGGGGCGCTATTTGTGGCTACCACGCTACCTTCTCCACTGTTATTCCCACTATTGGGGATACTCGGCAGCGGGGGTATAAACGGTGCGGAGTTTTGTGGCCGCGTAGCTTGGGCTGAGGAAGAAGGCCGACGATTATTTGAACTGGTTTCCGCTGATCCAGAGTGTTGACTGGTAGTTCTATCGGGTTCCGGTTCCACCGTTTCCGTCAGGGTAGGAGTAACGATTTCGGTTACCACCTCAGTGGGAGTTGTGGTGGGAACCTCGGTTTTCACATTTCGGCTAGAAAGCTGGGAACCCAGGAACACTCCACCGCCAATAAGGAGCGCCAACGCCGCCGTAATAAGAAGTCCGATAAGGAACCCACGTCCAGCCCCGCCCTTCTTCTTGTGCACGGGGTTGTTCTTGGGATTAAC
This genomic interval from Corynebacterium poyangense contains the following:
- a CDS encoding rhomboid family intramembrane serine protease; this translates as MSSILTPFAKAPITHIIIGLCIVVWCGAAIQSGSITEVLNNPIADSLVLWGPAVYHQPLGFLRGIGALFIHLDISHLMMNMAMLYLIGAYVEPYLGSMNFALIYGAGGLCSSAAVLFLQPLHPTVGASGAIYTLMAVLVAVNWRRGLNTTGVWVLIFINVALSFLLPNISLAGHAGGLALGILAALGLTSTHRTWLSLFPWLLVALSAVIFYLAVWTL
- a CDS encoding peptidylprolyl isomerase encodes the protein MTKKTATATLHTNRGDIVIELFGNHAPETVRNFIGLADGSADYRTENASGTTEGPFYDGAIFHRVIDGFMIQGGDPTGTGRGGPGYMFNDEFHPELRFDHPYLLAMANAGPGTNGSQFFITVAPTPHLNNHHTIFGEVTDPASQKVVDDIAGTATDRMDRPVEPVVIESVEITE
- a CDS encoding GlsB/YeaQ/YmgE family stress response membrane protein — protein: MNLSTIRLASSGVRTAWNTFNDYRQRKAVEAYDALSEAAGEIDLESLKDRGSDILQESRKEAGRVTQAARIRLSKALDTATEQGKDLAEQGKELLGQADKSSKKARKKAEKKAAKVRKKANKKFGRNQKGSWIGWVLALILGLVAGFVAWILFGKKDEAGTQPPRVEEYSSEEGEESHLVYSTTTPEGEDVKQEKVDPDEFLTSLDEQLHQHQESTGKHALIEDPQDRDDTK
- the pknB gene encoding Stk1 family PASTA domain-containing Ser/Thr kinase; translated protein: MNRLIADRYALGEIIGSGGMSEVFAAEDTLIGRDVALKMLRTELARDINFRERFRREAQNSGRLNHSSIVAVYDTGETDVDGVMVPYIVMERVHGRTLRDMVRQDGPLSPTDAAHLLQPVCDALQHSHDAGIIHRDIKPANIMITNTGAVKVMDFGIARALDDSTSAMTQTSAVIGTAQYLSPEQARGKSADARSDLYALGCVLYEAVTGQPPFAGETPFAVAYQHVQEDPPPPSQEIHGLSRNDALNIDAVVLTAMAKNPADRYQSAKEMADDLNRLSRSAVTRAAGAHIHDTPTALTERIETPEPDPAAPTTTMTAAEVAPGNGRHRAPESDNKNARRAAKESSGTPRWLGILAGVLTVIALVVGSAFAWDYFDLGYRLGLSNSRELVQIPDVTGKPQAEATTTLENAGFKVDVNQEPNPDVAEGTVIRTNPGVGSELQRGTSVTLVVSSGREITEVPDLRGKTTEEAAGLLAKAELQLDSSVREEPDDKTPQGQVSQQDPAAGSKISKGSRVRITVSSGPERVRVPDISGMSWDKARGILEDLGLHPQPNYVDSREAEGTVVSSAASGQELRRGDTITVDVSNGMLIAMPDIGRMTQAQAVQALRNAGWQGSASQLRAGDIVRTPAITDEGKIADFSPQAGADVRKDATINVRYWKFDLSALSPGR
- a CDS encoding AI-2E family transporter; translation: MKSLRERLQQDLPYPVIVAAAWSACLILIAGGLMVVAKLLGRISMVLIPLAIALLICAMLDPMNRALHRRAHFSRGMAAFTSEVFFFSLVALAFTLAVERLTSGFRELLDGAQQGINQIINWLENGPLHVNVPHNSQLLERLDSFTRGGTESPLFSGAVKVGTTTADFFAGLLICLIATFFFLYQGKRIWDFLLLFLPSHARGPTHEAARRGWVSLGSYTRAQLAVAGINAIGIGFGAWILGLPLVIPITVIVYLMSFVPIVGAFLSGFVAVLIAFVDKGFWMALFMLAVVLIVHFIEANVLHPFLMGHAVSVHPLGVIVSVAAGTYLFGFPGALFAVPLVATLNSSVRYLVGQDPFPFLGQNFRPRTFGPPDS
- the crgA gene encoding cell division protein CrgA codes for the protein MPKSKITKNEIPLHSSSSSSTERAPIKVNAGGTPTWYMALMFFFMLAGLAWIIVNYLAGNQIPLMVQLGPWNYAVGFGLLVIGLLMTMGWR